A stretch of Phoenix dactylifera cultivar Barhee BC4 chromosome 16, palm_55x_up_171113_PBpolish2nd_filt_p, whole genome shotgun sequence DNA encodes these proteins:
- the LOC103702713 gene encoding LOW QUALITY PROTEIN: glucan endo-1,3-beta-glucosidase 7 (The sequence of the model RefSeq protein was modified relative to this genomic sequence to represent the inferred CDS: deleted 1 base in 1 codon), whose product MEQRNHLFLTISALLLAFFSFARSQTFVGVNYGEVADNLPPPEATAKLLKSTTISKVRLYGADPAILRALAGTNISVVIGAANGDIPSLASDPAAASRWVAANVLPFIPATTISVIAVGNEVLNSGDPGLTAQLIPAMQNLASAVAAAAPNSNIKVSTVNIMTVLAQSEPPSSGAFHSDLTSGLKGILQFLTKTNSPFMINPYPYFAYRDDPRPETLAFCLFQPNSGRYDAGSKIRYTNMFDAQLDAVKSALKGLGFPETEIVVAETGWPYRGDADEVGATVENAKAYVGNLVARLKSMVGTPLMPGKSVDTYIFALYDEDLKPGPTSERSFGLFRPDLSMTYDAGLSKSSSTAQGNSSSAAAPAKRSPAAAATGWCVPKEGATDEELQANLDYACGQAGVDCGPIQPGGACYEPNTLRSHAAYAMNQLYQVAGRNPWNCDFSQSAALTSANPSYATCVYPGSQ is encoded by the exons ATGGAACAAAGAAATCACCTTTTTCTCACAATCTCTGCTCTCCTTCtcgccttcttctccttcgcaA GGTCGCAGACGTTCGTCGGAGTGAACTACGGCGAGGTGGCGGACAATCTCCCGCCGCCGGAGGCGACGGCGAAGCTCCTCAAATCGACGACCATATCGAAGGTCCGGCTCTACGGTGCCGACCCGGCCATCCTCCGGGCCCTCGCTGGTACGAACATCTCCGTCGTCATCGGCGCTGCCAACGGCGACATCCCCTCCCTGGCGTCCGaccccgccgccgcctcccgCTGGGTCGCCGCCAACGTCCTACCCTTCATT CCCGCCACCACCATCTCCGTCATCGCCGTCGGCAACGAGGTCCTCAACTCCGGCGACCCCGGCCTTACCGCCCAGCTCATCCCGGCCATGCAGAACCTCGCCTCCGCCGTCGCCGCGGCCGCCCCGAACTCCAACATCAAGGTGTCTACCGTCAACATCATGACCGTCCTCGCCCAGTCCGAGCCCCCCTCCTCTGGAGCCTTCCATTCCGATCTTACCTCCGGCCTCAAAGGAATCCTTCAATTCCTCACCAAGACCAATTCCCCCTTTATGATCAACCCCTACCCCTACTTCGCCTACCGCGACGATCCCCGCCCCGAAACCCTAGCTTTTTGCCTGTTTCAACCCAATTCCGGCCGGTACGACGCTGGATCCAAGATCAGGTACACCAACATGTTCGACGCCCAGCTCGACGCGGTGAAGTCGGCGCTGAAGGGGCTGGGCTTCCCGGAGACGGAGATCGTCGTAGCCGAGACCGGGTGGCCGTACCGCGGCGACGCCGATGAAGTCGGCGCGACGGTGGAGAACGCGAAGGCCTACGTCGGGAACCTGGTGGCCCGCCTGAAATCCATGGTGGGGACGCCGCTGATGCCCGGGAAATCCGTGGACACGTATATCTTCGCCCTCTACGACGAGGATCTCAAGCCCGGGCCAACGTCCGAGCGATCCTTCGGCCTCTTCCGGCCGGATCTCTCCATGACCTACGACGCCGGCCTCTCCAAGTCCAGCTCCACCGCTCAG GGGAACTCGTCATCGGCTGCGGCGCCGGCGAAGAggtcgccggcggcggcggcgactgGGTGGTGCGTGCCGAAGGAGGGGGCGACGGATGAGGAGCTGCAGGCGAATCTGGACTACGCGTGCGGGCAGGCGGGGGTGGACTGCGGGCCGATCCAGCCGGGAGGGGCGTGCTACGAGCCCAACACGCTGCGGTCGCACGCGGCCTACGCCAT
- the LOC108511131 gene encoding uncharacterized protein LOC108511131 produces MITRSKLVEQLRDYQIRSQHKWVALFNPISPPDGVKLIAASGYSMSGNSSESAASLTLRDIIGALSCGLLLCFLVISSYVTLYFRYFRLSAVIICLGILLPVCLQVCRQRKLAKKRERRLLLPLSM; encoded by the exons ATGATCACACGCTCGAAGCTGGTGGAACAGCTCAGAGACTACCAGATCCGCTCTCAGCACAAGTGGGTCGCTCTTTTTAATCCCATATCACCGccag ATGGGGTAAAACTAATTGCTGCTTCAGGCTATTCTATGTCTGGAAATTCTTCGGAATCTGCAGCATCTCTAACATT GCGGGACATTATTGGAGCTCTGTCATGTGGTTTACTGTTGtgttttcttgtaatctcttcgTATGTTACGCTGTATTTCAGATACTTCAGGCTTTCGGCTGTTATTATATGTTTGGGAATTCTTCTTCCTGTGTGCCTTCAAGTCTGTAGGCAGAGAAAGCTggccaaaaaaagagagagaagattgtTGTTACCTCTATCAATGTGA
- the LOC103702714 gene encoding succinate dehydrogenase [ubiquinone] flavoprotein subunit, mitochondrial has product MWQSCVSRGLRLLSSKKASIGRQPIRHSPSTPRFLVTNSVGQYTVVDHTYDAVVVGAGGAGLRAAIGLSEHGFNTACITKLFPTRSHTVAAQGGINAALGNMTEDDWRWHMYDTVKGSDWLGDQDAIQYMCREAPKAVIELENYGLPFSRTEDGKIYQRAFGGQSLNFGKGGQAYRCACAADRTGHALLHSLYGQAMKHNTQFFVEYFALDLLMDSNGTCQGVIALNMEDGTLHRFHAANTILATGGYGRAYFSATSAHTCTGDGNAMVARAGLPLQDLEFVQFHPTGIYGAGCLITEGSRGEGGILRNSEGERFMERYAPTAKDLASRDVVSRSMTMEIREGRGVGPLKDHIYLHLNHLPPDVLKERLPGISETAAIFAGVDVTKEPIPVLPTVHYNMGGIPTNYHGEVVHIKGDDPDCIVPGLMAAGEAACASVHGANRLGANSLLDIVVFGRACANRVAEICKPGEKQKPLEKYAGERTIAWLDKLRNSNGSLSTSKIRLNMQRVMQNNAAVFRTQETLEEGCQLIDKAWESFHDVKIRDRSLIWNSDLIETVELENLLINACITMHSAEARKESRGAHAREDFMKRDDENWLKHSLGYWENEKVTLAYRPVHMNTLDDEVESFPPKARVY; this is encoded by the exons ATGTGGCAGAGCTGCGTGTCCCGAGGCCTTcgcctcctctcctccaagaAGGCGTCGATCGGACGCCAGCCGATCCGCCACTCCCCGTCTACGCCCAGATTTCTTGTCACCAACTCG GTTGGACAGTACACTGTTGTGGATCACACCTATGATGCAGTTGTCGTAGGAGCTGGGGGTGCTGGACTTAGAGCTGCCATTGGACTCTCTGAGCATGGCTTTAACACAGCTTGCATTACCAAGCTCTTCCCTACTCGCTCTCATACAGTTGCAGCTCAG GGTGGTATAAATGCAGCCCTTGGAAATATGACCGAAGATGACTGGAGGTGGCATATGTATGATACAGTCAAAGGAAGTGATTGGTTAG GTGATCAGGATGCTATTCAATATATGTGCAGAGAAGCACCAAAAGCAGTTATTGAGCTTGAAAATTATGGATTACCATTTTCCCGAACTGAAGATGGGAAGATCTATCAACGTGCTTTTGGAGGTCAAAGTTTGAACTTTGGGAAAG GTGGCCAAGCCTATCGGTGTGCGTGCGCTGCTGATCGAACTGGTCATGCATTGCTTCACTCGCTTTATGGTCAAGCAATGAAGCATAACACCCAGTTCTTTGTGGAATACTTTGCATTGGATCTTCTCATGGATAGCAATG GGACTTGCCAGGGGGTGATTGCACTGAACATGGAGGATGGGACCCTTCACCGTTTCCATGCTGCCAACACAATTTTGGCAACTGGG GGTTATGGCAGAGCATACTTTTCTGCAACCTCAGCTCATACGTGTACAGGAGATGGCAATGCTATGGTTGCACGTGCTGGATTGCCTCTCCAG GATCTTGAGTTTGTTCAGTTCCACCCTACTGGCATATATGGTGCTGGGTGCCTCATCACTGAAG GATCTCGCGGTGAAGGTGGTATCCTTAGGAACAGTGAAGGCGAACGTTTTATGGAACGATATGCTCCTACTGCCAAGGATCTTGCATCACGAGATGTTGTTTCAAGATCAATGACAATGGAAATAAGAGAAGGTCGTGGTGTAG GACCGCTGAAGGATCACATCTATCTGCATTTGAATCATTTACCACCGGATGTTCTCAAGGAAAGACTTCCTGGCATATCTGAAACAGCTGCTATTTTTGCTGGTGTGGATGTCACTAAGGAGCCCATCCCTGTTTTGCCTACAGTGCACTATAATATGGGTGGAATCCCCACAAACTATCATGGGGAG GTAGTTCATATCAAAGGTGATGATCCAGATTGCATAGTTCCTGGTCTGATGGCTGCTGGAGAGGCAGCTTGTGCATCTGTTCATGGTGCAAATCGACTTGGTGCAAATTCCCTTCTTGATATAGTGGTTTTCGGCAGAGCTTGTGCTAACAGGGTTGCAGAGATTTGCAAGCCAG GAGAGAAACAGAAACCTCTTGAAAAATATGCTGGAGAAAGGACCATTGCCTGGCTTGATAAATTAAGAAACTCAAATGGTTCACTGTCAACTTCAAAAATTCGTCTCAACATGCAACGGGTAATGCAAAACAATGCTGCTGTTTTTCGAACTCAAGAAACACTAGAAGAAG GTTGTCAGTTAATTGACAAAGCTTGGGAGAGTTTTCATGATGTCAAAATTCGTGATCGGAGTTTGATATG GAATTCTGACTTAATAGAAACAGTAGAGCTGGAAAATCTTCTAATAAATGCATGTATAACTATGCACTCAGCTGAGGCAAGGAAGGAGAGTAGAGGAGCTCATGCTCGTGAAGATTTTATG AAAAGAGACGATGAGAACTGGTTGAAACATTCACTAGG